A DNA window from Sphingopyxis macrogoltabida contains the following coding sequences:
- a CDS encoding copper-binding protein — protein MKASIGIALSLALSVALAGCGKQSEAPKADEKAAAAANDAGTMAMPAETKHGKGTATVTAIDTAKGQVTLDHSAIVELEWPPMTMGFAAKPDLLKDIKVGDKVAFELDWDGKAGTITKLDKAP, from the coding sequence ATGAAGGCATCCATTGGTATCGCACTGAGTCTTGCGCTCAGCGTGGCACTTGCCGGCTGCGGCAAGCAAAGTGAGGCGCCCAAAGCCGACGAAAAGGCCGCTGCAGCGGCCAATGATGCCGGGACCATGGCGATGCCGGCTGAAACCAAGCATGGCAAAGGCACAGCAACCGTGACCGCAATCGATACGGCGAAGGGCCAGGTCACGCTCGATCATAGCGCGATCGTCGAACTCGAATGGCCTCCGATGACGATGGGCTTTGCGGCGAAACCGGACCTGCTCAAGGACATCAAGGTCGGCGACAAGGTCGCGTTCGAGCTCGATTGGGATGGCAAGGCTGGAACGATCACCAAGCTCGACAAGGCGCCATAA
- a CDS encoding MerR family transcriptional regulator — translation MTKRLAIGDLARQTGTKVNTIRFYEEIGLLPEALRTASGRRTYDTADLRRLAFIRHARQLGFSIPEIRSLLALSDQPDRDCAEAAAIAREHLHDIGIRIARLETLRSALTDVATSCEGGRVAECRVIEAIAGTELAL, via the coding sequence ATGACCAAGCGGCTCGCGATCGGCGATCTGGCCCGGCAGACCGGCACCAAGGTCAATACCATCCGCTTCTACGAGGAAATCGGGCTGCTACCCGAGGCGCTCCGCACAGCCTCAGGCCGGCGAACTTATGATACGGCCGATCTGCGCCGCCTTGCCTTCATTCGCCATGCGCGGCAGCTCGGCTTTTCCATCCCCGAGATTCGGTCATTGCTGGCGCTTTCGGACCAGCCCGATCGCGATTGCGCCGAAGCCGCGGCCATTGCGCGCGAGCATCTTCACGATATCGGCATTCGCATCGCACGGCTCGAAACATTGCGCTCGGCGCTGACCGATGTCGCGACCTCCTGCGAGGGCGGCCGGGTCGCCGAATGCCGGGTGATCGAGGCGATCGCCGGAACCGAGCTCGCGCTCTAA
- a CDS encoding cation transporter has translation MTEGSESGDACGCTGDPVRAEKDPAYRRALWIVVLLNLGFGAIEIVGGFIANSQALKADSLDFIGDGTITLAGLVAIGWTALARTRIAVAQGLFLLTLGLGVIGVALWRALTAVPPEAELMGAIGIAALLVNLTSAAVLSRFREGDANVRAVWLFSRNDAVANVAVIFAAGLVAWTGEAWPDLAVAAIIAALFLHSAYEILRGARTELRELSAAAG, from the coding sequence ATGACGGAAGGGTCTGAAAGCGGGGACGCATGCGGCTGCACGGGCGACCCCGTGCGTGCGGAAAAGGATCCGGCCTATCGCCGCGCCTTGTGGATCGTCGTGCTCCTCAATCTCGGGTTCGGCGCGATCGAGATCGTCGGCGGGTTCATCGCCAACAGCCAGGCGCTCAAGGCGGACTCGCTCGATTTCATCGGCGATGGCACGATCACGCTCGCCGGGCTCGTGGCGATCGGCTGGACCGCACTGGCGCGCACACGCATCGCCGTCGCCCAGGGCCTGTTCCTGCTGACCTTGGGTCTCGGCGTGATCGGCGTCGCGCTGTGGCGCGCGCTGACCGCCGTTCCGCCCGAAGCCGAGTTGATGGGCGCGATCGGCATTGCCGCACTGCTGGTCAATCTGACCTCGGCCGCCGTCCTCTCGCGGTTTCGCGAAGGCGACGCCAACGTCCGCGCAGTATGGCTGTTCAGTCGCAACGACGCGGTCGCCAATGTCGCGGTTATTTTCGCGGCGGGCCTTGTCGCCTGGACTGGCGAGGCCTGGCCCGATCTCGCGGTTGCCGCGATCATCGCTGCGCTCTTCCTCCACTCGGCCTATGAAATCCTCCGCGGCGCGCGCACCGAGCTGCGCGAATTGTCGGCTGCGGCCGGATAG
- a CDS encoding cytochrome c/FTR1 family iron permease, with translation MAPAPRFRFLLILLAVIAGFAAQAAQARSDADEVQTIWRLLDYVAVDYAGAVANGQVTSPVEYAEMTEFSATVRKGIAALPATSARARLASEAGQLEAAIASRSDPAKVAGLARKVATDLLAAYPVPLAPRNAPDPRRGAQIYLENCASCHGTRGDGKGPQAMGLDPAPIDFTDADRARKRSLFALYQVIGQGLEGTSMPSFAHLSSDDRWAVATYAGSFAFQDAAAGKRIWERDPSARGQMSDLQAFTSLSPEALGRGLGQGPADAVTAYLRADPKALSAATPTSLAVARDKLAQSLAAYRNGNRDEAERLALSAYLDGFEPLEPILTTRNAGLMAHIESAMADYRVSIGRGLPVEAVAGKAASVEALFADAETALAPGAASDASTFVGALTILLREGLEALLIVVAMIAFLRKAERPEVLPYVHGGWIAALVAGGGTWAIATYAISVSGASRELTEGFGSLFAAVVLVWVGIWMHGKSHAESWQRYIREAMGKALSRRSAWFLFGLAFLVVYREVFETILFFAALATQGSSGAIAAGAGTALAILAVIAWVMLRYSRVLPIGKFFAYSSALIAVLAVVLSGKGAGALQEAGLLGITPLAHFPRFPAVGIFPSLEPLLLQLLALAILWIGYRYNSQQHRRMEVTRGQ, from the coding sequence ATGGCGCCCGCTCCCCGCTTTCGCTTTCTGCTGATCCTGCTCGCCGTCATCGCCGGCTTCGCCGCGCAAGCAGCACAGGCCCGCAGCGACGCCGACGAGGTCCAGACCATCTGGCGCCTGCTGGATTATGTCGCCGTCGACTATGCCGGTGCCGTCGCAAATGGCCAGGTGACCAGCCCAGTCGAATATGCCGAGATGACCGAGTTTTCGGCAACGGTTCGCAAGGGTATCGCGGCGCTTCCGGCGACCTCGGCGCGCGCGCGCCTCGCATCCGAAGCGGGGCAGCTCGAAGCGGCCATCGCCTCAAGGTCGGACCCGGCCAAGGTGGCCGGACTTGCGCGCAAGGTCGCGACCGACTTGCTCGCCGCCTACCCCGTGCCCCTTGCGCCTCGCAACGCCCCCGATCCCCGGCGCGGTGCCCAGATATATCTCGAAAATTGCGCCAGTTGTCACGGTACGCGCGGTGACGGCAAAGGGCCTCAGGCGATGGGGCTCGACCCGGCGCCGATCGATTTCACCGATGCCGACCGCGCCCGCAAGCGCAGCCTGTTCGCGCTCTACCAAGTCATAGGACAGGGGCTTGAGGGCACGTCGATGCCCAGTTTTGCTCATTTGTCTTCCGACGACCGTTGGGCGGTGGCAACCTATGCCGGCAGTTTTGCCTTTCAGGATGCCGCGGCCGGCAAGCGCATCTGGGAGCGCGATCCGTCCGCTCGCGGGCAGATGTCCGACCTGCAAGCCTTTACCAGCCTAAGCCCGGAAGCGCTCGGCCGCGGGCTCGGACAGGGGCCTGCCGATGCGGTCACCGCTTATTTGCGCGCCGACCCCAAGGCGCTGAGCGCGGCCACGCCCACGTCGCTCGCCGTGGCGCGGGACAAGCTTGCGCAAAGCCTCGCCGCCTATCGAAACGGAAACCGCGACGAGGCCGAGCGTCTCGCGCTATCCGCCTATCTTGACGGATTCGAGCCGCTCGAGCCGATTTTGACCACCCGCAACGCGGGTCTGATGGCGCACATCGAATCCGCCATGGCCGATTATCGCGTGTCGATCGGTCGCGGCCTGCCGGTCGAGGCCGTGGCAGGCAAGGCGGCGTCGGTCGAAGCACTTTTCGCCGATGCCGAGACCGCGCTGGCTCCCGGTGCCGCCAGCGACGCATCGACCTTCGTCGGAGCATTGACCATCCTCCTGCGCGAAGGGCTCGAAGCCCTGTTGATCGTCGTGGCGATGATCGCGTTTTTGCGAAAGGCCGAACGGCCCGAAGTCCTGCCCTATGTCCATGGCGGCTGGATCGCGGCGCTCGTCGCCGGCGGCGGGACCTGGGCGATCGCGACCTATGCCATTTCGGTCAGCGGTGCGAGCCGCGAACTGACCGAAGGTTTCGGCTCTCTATTTGCGGCGGTGGTTCTGGTCTGGGTCGGCATCTGGATGCATGGCAAGTCGCATGCCGAGAGCTGGCAGCGCTATATTCGCGAGGCGATGGGCAAGGCGCTTTCGCGCCGCTCGGCCTGGTTCCTGTTCGGGCTCGCCTTTCTCGTCGTCTATCGGGAAGTCTTCGAAACCATCCTGTTTTTCGCGGCGCTCGCCACGCAAGGGAGCAGCGGGGCCATCGCGGCTGGAGCGGGAACAGCGCTGGCAATCCTCGCCGTTATCGCGTGGGTGATGCTTCGCTACAGCCGCGTTCTGCCGATCGGGAAATTCTTCGCCTATAGTTCCGCCCTGATCGCGGTCCTAGCGGTCGTTCTCTCCGGCAAGGGAGCAGGCGCCCTGCAGGAAGCCGGACTCCTCGGCATTACACCGCTCGCCCATTTCCCCCGCTTCCCGGCGGTCGGGATTTTTCCTTCGCTCGAACCGTTGCTGCTCCAGCTTCTGGCGCTTGCGATCCTCTGGATCGGCTATCGCTACAACAGCCAGCAGCATCGCCGGATGGAGGTGACGCGGGGCCAATAG
- a CDS encoding MerR family transcriptional regulator, translated as MPPSSTIPIGEVSRRTGCNIETIRYYERIGILPAPVRRGRFRRYDSADVRRLAFVRRARELGFPLHTIRTLLALAEGGGHSCDQARQMAETQLSDVRAKQADLERMAVVLDELVRACGAGDASGCPLLEALSD; from the coding sequence ATGCCCCCTTCCAGCACCATCCCGATTGGCGAAGTTTCCCGGCGCACCGGCTGCAACATCGAGACTATTCGCTACTATGAGCGCATAGGCATCCTGCCTGCACCTGTCCGGCGAGGCCGGTTTCGCCGCTATGATTCTGCCGACGTTAGACGTCTCGCGTTCGTGCGTCGCGCCCGCGAGCTCGGTTTCCCGCTTCATACCATCCGGACTTTACTCGCTTTAGCCGAAGGTGGTGGCCATTCCTGCGACCAGGCCCGCCAGATGGCCGAGACACAGCTGTCGGATGTTCGTGCCAAGCAAGCGGACCTCGAGCGCATGGCCGTGGTGCTGGATGAGCTTGTTCGGGCATGCGGCGCCGGCGACGCCAGCGGCTGCCCGCTCCTCGAAGCTCTGTCCGACTAG
- a CDS encoding GDCCVxC domain-containing (seleno)protein, whose amino-acid sequence MLESSPNLGSTLTCPLCGHGADEIMPTDACQYFYDCKGCGAVLKPLPGDCCVYCSYGTMPCPPVQVEGGKGACCG is encoded by the coding sequence ATGCTTGAATCGTCGCCGAATCTCGGATCGACGCTGACTTGTCCGCTCTGCGGGCACGGCGCAGACGAAATCATGCCCACCGACGCATGCCAATATTTCTACGATTGCAAGGGATGCGGCGCGGTACTCAAGCCGCTGCCGGGAGACTGCTGCGTCTATTGTTCCTATGGGACGATGCCCTGTCCACCGGTGCAGGTCGAGGGCGGCAAAGGGGCCTGTTGCGGCTGA
- a CDS encoding helix-turn-helix transcriptional regulator, with product MSGTSHWKGQLRLSDYYACWSGSVGDAASHRHFAAQAVFSDEKLTAIDASGAHLSGQCILIEPDTLHRLLPAPTAELWFVEPTVGFGPPEELRRRLLGCDAVFVAERARASFWESWLTRDIRRPLDPRVARAAASVDRLISTGLVRLADTATDCDLSLGRFRHLFAAEVGMPFKRYVLWRRLLIAFEAIEARYSATEAAHLAGFSDSPHFARTIKTMFGIRASDLLIEP from the coding sequence ATGTCGGGAACGTCCCATTGGAAAGGCCAGCTTCGCCTCAGCGATTATTATGCTTGCTGGTCGGGCTCCGTCGGCGACGCGGCCTCCCATCGTCATTTCGCAGCGCAGGCGGTCTTCAGCGACGAGAAGCTTACCGCGATCGACGCGAGCGGTGCCCATTTGTCGGGGCAGTGCATACTTATCGAACCCGATACACTTCACCGCTTGCTTCCCGCGCCAACGGCGGAACTATGGTTTGTCGAGCCGACGGTCGGTTTTGGGCCGCCGGAGGAATTGAGAAGACGGCTGCTCGGCTGCGATGCTGTATTTGTCGCGGAGAGGGCACGTGCATCGTTCTGGGAGAGCTGGCTGACGAGAGATATCCGCCGTCCGCTCGACCCGCGCGTCGCGCGGGCTGCCGCTTCGGTCGATCGTCTGATCTCGACAGGTCTGGTACGGCTCGCCGACACAGCGACTGACTGTGACCTTTCGCTTGGACGCTTCCGGCATCTGTTTGCCGCCGAAGTGGGTATGCCGTTCAAGCGCTACGTGCTGTGGCGCCGCTTGCTCATCGCCTTTGAGGCAATCGAGGCGCGCTACAGCGCAACCGAAGCGGCGCACCTGGCCGGGTTCAGCGACAGCCCGCATTTTGCACGCACGATCAAGACCATGTTTGGTATCCGGGCAAGCGATCTGCTCATCGAGCCGTAG